From the genome of Oryza glaberrima chromosome 1, OglaRS2, whole genome shotgun sequence:
GCTGCAAGAACCACCGGATTGAGAAATaaaagaagggggaggaggggaagcggAAGGGAGGATggacgggggaggggggggtgGTGTGCGCACTTTGTTGACGATGACGACACTGCCGCCGCTACAAGAAGTGTCACcccttccgcctccgccgcgtcctcctctgCCTCCACGCCAAGCCgctacaccgccgccgccgccaccacgaaCCGCCAGGAAGCCGAGCCTAGAGGGAGAGTGAAGGGAGGAAGTctggataagggagagagaggatataTTTAAATAAACCTAATAGGTGGCGATTCTAACCCTAATAGATGCCGGTTTAGGGTTCAAAACCGTCATCTATCTCCCTCCCCCATGTAATTTTGTACTCTCTTTATTAAATTTCtttcttaaattttttacattttatttcTTAAATTTGCATTTGTCTATAAAATAAGCCTATTGCTTAATATGTATACCTTCTCctatatttttaaacaaaagtataaagggcaaaaataaataaataatagagCGCACATAATATGTTCCAAATTTTGATGATTTAAATCAAACAGTAATTGCACAAATCAGTACATTAATTTACAAATTAATTGAAACCATAACTAGTAGCCCTTCTTGATGATCGGTCCGTACATACAAGGCTTCTTTATCTTGTTGATCTGTTTCCTCGCTGTCCGATTCGACATCAGTTGTGCGTGGCGGTTGCTCGTCGGGTTGATCGTAGTCTTCTTCATCAACAATATTATCCATTCCAATAATATTCCGTTGCCTAAGAATACAACATGACATGGCCTGGTAGATTTCACAAATGATGGATgctggtatttcttaacgacattactagaaatataattccaagcaatggcgcagaaacacTCTTGGTATATAATGGTTACaaagttcatccgcaagcgcacgaatataccattgtagcatttcacccgagagtattccaagggtatcgcatttatttaatcccgtgagAAGATCATGGAAGAGAGaatttgactaataatttatatgttacttgtaataatcatagtctaagcagcgGTTAAGataattcaagggtagagtgacacataaGCAggaagctactcattctcatataaaatatcaaagctaagtggaaagaaaagagaaagagaattattcctatacttctagtatacatagtgtacatacattctagtaatctgatatactagctaataccctctatccgatgccctcttggtacttcgagaagccacccctggctgccgagttccttacgacagcccgtcatgaccatacaaccggggctaaatacggaggaataccctcctcaggaaattaacttaggactatatgcacgcgcggaggaatacccgtactaagctgtcaccatcagcggcccacctctcatccgcagcatataaccccaaataataatatcccgtaatctagacactatgcctaaactaccagatactactctaatatcattgtcatgatatagagtaattgcataagcaaacattatacccgcaccaaagcatctcccagataagctagtagtataatcagtataacatgaacataatataaAGTTGGTACttatatactcggaaagtatttcaataccataaatgtataaagaagaatattctaaataaaatacaaagcttacaaaagaggaaaggaaagctactagagccatactcTAACTCTTCCGAAGGtttccggactccgatttctactctattcctattccaatAGCTTAAGActactaaactaacttgagagaatatgagagagctcttgcttgaggtgtgtgttgaagtgaagagagtgaactccttttataggtaggcaatgacggttgtgatggttgaaatggtcggtaataccctccaaccttcattggggatcaatcccagccgtccatcaaaaccTTGCATCCATCGGCGCtgcgggaggttcggccgaatccCCAGGTTTGGCCGAActaggggccggcccaaccagcccaagtttcggctggtggcctcctccgttgcttcacatcgtagacttgtgaattttggcccaattcatcgtgtcaattctgagttcttgacccatttatacataagtctgattctcaaCATCGTCTGATTGATCGATCGTCTGATtcgatgtcgattctcctctatTTAatgatcattctctgcaaaaggttagtgaaccaaagactagtggaatattattattctaacatgtatatgcattgcaagcataactagttctcctctattttggtaatattgacggccGAAACTGATctctaacgaccgtcaacaatggGTCCTTGACATAGAATATCTACTTAAGAGATTTTGCTAGCACGAATGGCTCATCTTCATAGCCAACATCATTTAGGTCAACGATGATCATCCCATGCTTATCATCCTTCATCCCTCTAGGAATTCTTACCCACTTGCGTTTGAATAGAGGGACTTTGAGGGCTCCGTAATCTAGTTCCCAGATTGACTCCATGAAACTGTAATATGTCTGCTTGTTGCCGCCGTCATGGTAGGCATCGATATGTACACCAATGTTCTGATTTGTACTCTTGTTGTCCTAGGCCTTGGTGTAAAAAGTATACCCATTCGTGTCATAGCCTTGGTACGTGTGGATTGTGTTGGAGTTGGTCACTATCGTTGTCTGCAGTTGTCAGGTACTCCATCAACCTTTTCCCAATTTGAAGTTTATGCTTCTTCGTGAACCATGCCTCGGATTTCCTAGGATTGTCTATGCGGATTTCATCCAAGTGCATGTCCACGTATGGAGCCACCAAAGCCGATTGCCATAACACTGCAAAATGGGCTTGTCTTATGTTTTCTCACTTGGGGGCAACAATTATTTTGTGGCCTAATGTTCCTTTTCCAAACGTCTTGCCCTCGTGACGGTGCATAGCTACACCGATGGGTTGCAAATCCATGTAATCTAtacagaattcaatgacctactctgttccataaccctcaCGATGTTGCCTTCTGGTCTCGATCTGTTCCGGACATATTTCTTTGTGATGCTCATAAACCTCTCGAAAGCCCACATGCTATGCAGTTACATTGGCTCTAGGATCTTTACTTGTTCCACAAGATGAGCAATGAGATGCACCATGATATCAAAAAATGAGAGAAGGAACAACATGTCAAGATGGCAAAGAGTGAGAATCACGTCCTCCTGAACCTTGTCCAATGAAGCTGGATCGATAACCTTTTGGTTAATCGCTTTGAAGAACTGGCACAACTTGATGATTGGGTCTCGGACCTTATTTGGAAGGATACCTCTGATTACTACCGGTAGCAGTTGCGTCGTAAGCACATGGCAGTCATTTGACTTCATGCTAACCAacctcttattttttatgttAACCAATTTCTTAATGTTCGCACAGTAATCAGATGGGACTTTGACACCCTATAGACATTCCAACATACTCGTTTTTTCTGCACCACTAAGAGTGTAGCATGCTGGAGGAAGGTAGTAGCGGCCATTTCCTTTATCCTGAGGATGCAGCTCTTTCATGATATTCATATCTTGAAGATCTCCCTGTGCTTGCAAGGTGTCCTTCATCTTGCCCGGTGTGTTCAACAATATCCCGAGCATGCTTTCGCACACATTCTTCTCCACGTGCATCACATCAATCGCATGATGAATATTTAAGTTTTCCCAATATGGCAGGTCCCAAAAAACATACTTCTTTTTCCAAAGAGGGGTCTCACCGCTTTGATGTGGATCCACTTGTGCTTCCACTCCCTTTACCAGATACAACTTTGAGATCCTTCACCTCTGCCAAGACGTCACTGCCAATTGTGAACTTTAGATGTGCTTCCTCTTCCCCCGTGCCAACGAAAGCTCAGTATGGGTAATCCTGCTTGAGGAACCTTCTATGGTGCAGGTACACGGTCTTCTGGCAGTGATTCAACCACTTGCCTCCTATTTTAGCCATGCACCTAACACATGCTTTCATGCCCTTAACCGTCTGGCCCGACGTGTTTCCAAGTGTTGGGTAGTCTTGTATTGTCCCCAACAGAATCGCCCGACATGTGAAGTATTGTCGTCCATAGTGTCACAAATCCTCTACCAGCGGCTTGAAGTACACATTGATATCTTTGCTAGGTTGTTTAGGACCTTAAATAAGAAGTGGCATCATGATGTACTTACGCTTCAAACAGAGCCAGGAAGGGAAGTTGTAAATAATAACAACCATTGGCCATGCGCAACGACGACTGCTCATGTTACCAAAAGGGTTCGTGCCGTCTGTGCTGAGCACAATCCTCACATTCCTGATGTCATATGAAAATTTACCTCTGTACTTCCTGTCTATCTTTCTCCATTGAGACCCATCCGCTGGGTGTCGTATTATTCCATCTGTTTTACAGTCTTCGTGGTGCCAACGCATCAGCTTGCCATGTTTCCTATTGGCGTACATACATTCCAAACGAGGGATGACTGGAAAATACCATACAACCTTCATCGGCACTCTTTTCTTCTTCGTTGTACCATTGCTTCTACAATCATCATCCCCGTATCCATACTTtatatcgagaagccttgcataCCGGGCATTGATCAAGATCTGCAAAATCACCCTGGTAAAGAATGCAATCATTTCGACAAGCGTGAATTTTTTTATCTCAAGACCAAGGGGACATATAACTTTTTTCGCTTGGTATGTTGTTTCAGGCAAGACATTGTCCGTAGGAAGAATTTTTTTCAGCAGCTCTAGCAACTCAGTGAAGCTCTTATCGGACCATCCATTGCTTGTCTTCATGTGAAGTAGAGATAGGACCACCTGGAGCTTGGTGTGCTCCGCCTTACATCCATTGTAAAGTGGAGTTTTTGAGTCCTCCACCATGGTTTTGAACTTGCGATATTCCCTGTCATCAGTGTCAGCCCTCTCCCCGCCGCGCAACATCTGATCTAGCTCAGCTTCACCGTGATCGACAAATGTTTGGTCCTCCTGCTCACAGCCGACATCCTCATTTGGCGCGTCAAAGTAGCCTGCACTTCCCTCGCCTTGCTCCTCTATGCCATGGAAGTTGTCCATAAAACCTCTTGTGAGAAGATGTGCATGACCTCGTTGCACCGGAAGTTGCAACCAAAGCATGGACACCATAGATAATCCGACACATCAACTGAGTTTGTGCTCGTCGCCGTGGCAACGAGGGTCGTTACTCCCCTGATATACTCGATAGAGTCATGATCCACTGTACTTATCCATCCTAGATCCATTACAAATGCAGATGGGTACCTACGAATATTACTTAATGTCAATTAGTCTGGATCATACAAAGAAAAGATAAGCAACATCTACGGCACCAAAGATACAGCTTGAGATGGGTCAAGGTGGCTCCGACAGCAGCGACACTTGGTGACCGCGGGGGAGCTCAAGGTGTCTCTAGCTTAGTAAGATGGtaaaagaagaggaggaaaaagaaaaggaagaaaaggaaaaaaaaattccatgtcattGTACACGTGGCGTGCCgtgtaggcaagaccacggttaAACGAGTCTTtagaccgggatgatacaataaactaaGTTTAGGGATCTCGATGTGCGCTTTATAAGTTCGTgtacctaagtgaaacctcatgacaagtttaaggaccgttggtgcattttactctaatATAAAACAAAGAGAATAATAATTTATCATTTATTACAAACCgcgcagaaaaaaaaagatgatttcATAATGTACATGCACATTGGAATAAATACAATAAGGAATGACCATTTTACCCCTAAGATAAAATTGAGAATTTTTGGCACAAACCTATGCCACATTAAATATTTCTACTTTTTATCAATGCGAAAAAATATCGAATATATCATGCCATGACTACACATTTAATTTCCATAGTGGTAAAATTAATATGGCATAGATGGAAGAAAACATTAATTCAAATTTAGCATGGCATCtgataaatctaaacataaaaAGAATTATCCCTAAAATACACTTAATTGTTTCGTAGCACATGGTAATACAAATCAACAAGCAAGATTGAATCGGGTGacaaataatgaatatttaccTTCAAAACTTCAATCTTCAAccaaaaccagaaaaaaaaagaacaaagccGCTGCTCTCCTCTAGCTGATCGGGCAAGAATGAGAGGCGCCGCTCTTTTCTTGCTCGATCACCTCAAGTGGGATGGGTGGTTATATGCACTCGGCTAATAGGTTCCGGTTGGGGAGcaaaaaccggcaccaatgTCTGCTAAAGACAGGTGCCGTTTTTCCATGTGGGCCCTGCCAACGGCTAGTTATTTTAAAGGTGCCTGTTTCGAATGAGAACCGGCATCTATTTCTTTTGTCCACAAAGATGCCGGTTATAGGGTGGGCCCCGTAGTTGGGATGGGAACTAAAAAGATGCCGGTTTTAGTTCTATATCTGATAAGGGTAACAGGTGCCAGTTTTGTTTAAAAACCGTCACCTTTTAGGTGATAAAGGTGACGGTTCTTTTGGTTTTGGCAGgctggttggggggggggggggggggttgagaGCGGGCGTGTGGGTGGGAAAGCGACTATAGATGGCTGTTTTACCACTTCCGCCGTCTATAGTGCCGACTTATATTAGCATTTCTGTGGTAGTGCACTAAAAATCAATTCAACAACCTAGAACCAATTTATATATTGTAGTTGATCAGATTGAGATAGCAGATCGATAAAATACAGGAAACTGTGATCCAAACCCtagataaattatatatattcttccaCCCATGTTGAGCAAACACGATCAGAAGAAATGATTCCAATAGGAACCAAGATACGTACCAATGAAAACTCATGATCACGCACGTATACTGACCTCGGTGACAGCGGCGGCATCGATGGCAACCGAACAGAATAACTAGTTCTCCTAAATCAAGTCATGCTTGCATGCTGTGATCAATTAATAGTTGACCAGCCGCTAGTTGCCGGCGGTTctccctagccgctgacgcgtAGCTGCATCATCGGCCGCTGCAACGACATCGCACAAGTAGAATCGTGTCAATGGAGAAGACGTGCCAAGCGTATTTGGAACAAACTCTGTGTTGGACCAGCTCTCTTCTGATTGACTTCTTCCAATTACTCACTCCTGCACGTCGGGTAAATTACAGCTAAATATAAAATTGGAGGGTTGGGATCTTCTATTTTTCTTGGTTAACCAACGTGGAAATTTCTAATGAGGAAaagaaagccaaaaaaaaaaaacctgcatGTACCCGGCGTATAACAATTTTCGCATGCAGTGACAAAAGGCAAGCAGCCCTTGCAAAGATTCCCATTAGCAAAGTCGCCTGCAGCCAACAATTCACAAACGAACCTCTGCTGTTAGCCGCCTCTTTCTCCACCTAATTAATCCACGGTCATGACTAGGTCATCATCAGCACCTGAACaacaataattaattattacaaagaaTCATGCATGTGTCAATTGTCAAAGGCCTCAAGGGACTATATAAACCAATGATCTGTGCTCGAGTAATAAACCACAAGTTGTTCAAGATCAGCACAGGagatatatattatacataGCTAGTGCGAACTGAATTATGGCGCCCATGAAGGTCTACGGGTGGCTGGTGTCGCCGTGGATGGCGAAGGTGCTGGTGTGcctggaggaggccggcgtcgAGTACGAGGTCGTCCCGTTGAGCTTGACCAACGGCGACCACCGCCGGCCGGAGCACCTCGCCCGGAACGTACGTACGCATTGTCGTCATTAATTCTCTGTTCCTGCCAACTTGATCATAACTGCTTGCCTCTTGATGTTTTCTCCCtgaagaaattaagaaaaatgcaGTTGAATGGTTAACTGACATGTCAATTCTGCAGCCATTCGGTCAGATTCCAGTGCTGGAGGACGGTGACCTGACACTCTACCGTAAGCAACCAattgtgtttttctttatttgtacGACTAAATTTTGCGATAACGAATGAAGTAAATCATCtccgtttttttttcatcagaatcACACGCGATCGCTAGGTACGTTAT
Proteins encoded in this window:
- the LOC127771465 gene encoding uncharacterized protein LOC127771465, which codes for MDNFHGIEEQGEGSAGYFDAPNEDVGCEQEDQTFVDHGEAELDQMLRGGERADTDDREYRKFKTMVEDSKTPLYNGCKAEHTKLQVVLSLLHMKTSNGWSDKSFTELLELLKKILPTDNVLPETTYQAKKVICPLGLEIKKFTLVEMIAFFTRVILQILINARYARLLDIKYGYGDDDCRSNGTTKKKRVPMKVVWYFPVIPRLECMYANRKHGKLMRWHHEDCKTDGIIRHPADGSQWRKIDRKYRGKFSYDIRNVRIVLSTDGTNPFGPKQPSKDINVYFKPLGVEAQVDPHQSGETPLWKKKYVFWDLPYWENLNIHHAIDVMHVEKNVCESMLGILLNTPGKMKDTLQAQGDLQDMNIMKELHPQDKGNGRYYLPPACYTLSGAEKTIIRGILPNKVRDPIIKLCQFFKAINQKVIDPASLDKVQEDVILTLCHLDMLFLLSFFDIMVHLIAHLVEQIETRRQHREGYGTE